A genomic stretch from Prochlorococcus marinus str. MIT 9312 includes:
- a CDS encoding 2Fe-2S iron-sulfur cluster-binding protein, which produces MATIRFIREDLEVQCNPGENLRELVIKENLQLYGLKGILGNCGGAGQCSTCFISVEGGNKNSLSPLTSVEEEKLKNRPENWRLACQTLIKSSAVILTKPQSPPSNLEELKNISKNKKLPR; this is translated from the coding sequence ATGGCAACTATCAGATTTATCCGTGAGGATTTAGAGGTTCAATGCAATCCTGGTGAAAATTTAAGAGAATTAGTAATAAAAGAGAACTTACAGCTTTATGGATTGAAAGGTATTTTAGGAAACTGTGGAGGGGCAGGACAATGCAGTACTTGTTTTATTTCAGTTGAAGGAGGCAACAAAAATTCTTTAAGCCCTCTTACTTCCGTTGAAGAAGAAAAACTCAAAAATAGACCAGAAAATTGGCGACTTGCATGCCAAACATTAATAAAATCTTCTGCAGTAATCTTAACAAAACCACAATCGCCCCCTTCAAATTTGGAAGAATTAAAAAATATTAGTAAAAATAAAAAATTACCTCGCTAA
- the psbM gene encoding photosystem II reaction center protein PsbM — translation METTNFGFIASLLFVGVPTIFLIGLFISTQDGEKSSFFSDSSKGKLGPKR, via the coding sequence ATGGAAACAACTAATTTTGGATTCATAGCTAGTCTTTTATTCGTAGGGGTGCCAACAATATTCCTTATTGGTTTATTTATTTCTACCCAAGATGGCGAAAAATCAAGCTTCTTCTCTGACTCTAGTAAAGGTAAGCTTGGCCCAAAACGCTAA
- the prmC gene encoding peptide chain release factor N(5)-glutamine methyltransferase, translating to MLSISVKEFLIWKKLQLSKGGDQESFAFLLDCIGGISNFDLNLLSINPKGNLYLKKKLDFLESVWDDHLVKCYPIQYLCETTYWRDLKLKVTNKVLIPRPETELIVDIVFNIFGKQSRKLFFAELGTGSGAISIALALAYPLCNGIATDIDQDALEIAINNYMNSSKQSNLKFYCGHWWTPLESFKGKLDLAISNPPYIPKDTYEKLPKEVKNFEPRIALLGGEDGLQHIREIIQKAPIFLKEKGWLILENHFDQGEKVKQLFIKNKFTSIEIVNDLSGIGRFTIGRYK from the coding sequence ATGCTTAGCATTTCAGTAAAAGAATTTTTAATTTGGAAAAAACTACAACTTTCTAAAGGAGGAGATCAAGAATCTTTTGCTTTTTTACTTGACTGTATAGGCGGAATTTCGAATTTTGATTTAAATTTGCTGAGCATAAATCCAAAGGGAAACCTATATTTAAAAAAAAAATTAGACTTTTTAGAATCTGTTTGGGACGATCATTTAGTAAAATGTTACCCAATTCAATACCTTTGTGAAACAACTTATTGGAGAGATTTAAAATTAAAAGTTACAAATAAAGTACTTATCCCTAGGCCAGAAACTGAACTTATAGTTGATATTGTTTTTAATATATTTGGAAAGCAATCACGAAAATTATTTTTCGCTGAATTAGGAACTGGATCAGGTGCTATAAGTATTGCTTTGGCATTAGCGTATCCATTGTGTAATGGAATAGCAACTGATATAGATCAAGATGCATTAGAAATAGCCATTAATAATTATATGAATTCTTCTAAACAATCAAATTTGAAATTTTATTGTGGACATTGGTGGACCCCTCTTGAGAGTTTTAAAGGAAAATTAGATCTCGCCATTTCAAACCCGCCATATATCCCTAAAGATACTTATGAAAAATTACCCAAAGAAGTTAAAAATTTCGAACCAAGAATTGCTTTATTAGGCGGCGAAGATGGTTTACAACATATTAGGGAAATAATTCAAAAAGCACCTATTTTTTTAAAAGAGAAGGGATGGTTAATTTTAGAGAATCATTTTGATCAAGGTGAAAAAGTCAAACAACTTTTTATTAAGAATAAATTTACATCAATAGAAATTGTGAATGATCTTTCAGGTATTGGTAGGTTTACCATAGGAAGATATAAATAA
- a CDS encoding L-threonylcarbamoyladenylate synthase: MNLVDSKSALKTLTSGLPIIFPTDTLPAIGCLPKFSNIIYDYKKRDRNKPLILMGSEYKQLIDYVHESAKEDYENIASKYWPGALTMVIPSSEKQTGILTSKDLTLGLRIPNFHMAQSLLKETGPLLTSSANISGLTGSITADGIALDFPSVEILEPIPWEKSSGKASTIIFWKKSGDWRLIREGEVLVRELH, translated from the coding sequence ATGAATTTAGTAGACTCTAAATCAGCTTTGAAGACTCTTACTAGTGGTTTACCTATAATTTTCCCAACAGATACCTTACCTGCAATTGGATGCCTGCCAAAATTTTCAAATATTATTTATGATTATAAAAAAAGAGATAGAAATAAACCCTTGATTCTTATGGGATCTGAATATAAACAATTAATCGATTATGTTCACGAATCAGCTAAAGAAGATTACGAAAATATAGCTTCAAAATATTGGCCTGGAGCTCTGACAATGGTTATCCCATCTTCAGAAAAGCAGACTGGAATCCTCACAAGCAAGGATCTTACTCTTGGTTTAAGAATCCCAAATTTTCATATGGCCCAATCTCTTTTGAAAGAAACAGGCCCTTTGTTAACTTCAAGTGCAAATATTTCAGGCCTCACTGGATCTATTACAGCTGATGGTATTGCTTTAGACTTCCCTTCTGTAGAAATTCTAGAACCTATTCCATGGGAAAAAAGTAGTGGCAAAGCCAGTACCATAATATTTTGGAAGAAAAGTGGCGATTGGAGGCTGATTAGAGAAGGAGAAGTATTAGTTAGGGAATTGCATTAA
- the minE gene encoding cell division topological specificity factor MinE yields the protein MMTLRDLINKLLGRETASANTARERLQLVLAHDRVDMSSLTTDLLDKMRKEILDVVAKYVEIDFEEVAVSLETEDRMTALVANLPIKRTISGEIKFKKNDKTDQADKDIKK from the coding sequence ATGATGACTCTCAGAGATCTTATAAATAAGTTACTAGGTAGAGAAACTGCCAGTGCAAATACAGCTAGAGAAAGATTACAACTTGTACTAGCTCATGACAGAGTCGATATGAGTTCCTTAACGACTGATCTTTTGGATAAAATGAGAAAAGAAATTCTCGATGTTGTTGCAAAATATGTTGAGATTGATTTTGAAGAGGTGGCAGTAAGCTTAGAGACTGAGGATAGAATGACTGCATTAGTTGCCAATTTACCAATCAAAAGAACTATTTCAGGAGAAATAAAATTCAAAAAAAATGATAAAACTGATCAAGCTGATAAAGATATCAAAAAGTAA
- the minD gene encoding septum site-determining protein MinD, with product MAENTRTILICSGKGGVGKTTLTANLGIALANSGATTAVLDADFGLRNLDLLLGLENRIIYTAQDVLDKNCRLDQALVRHKKEPNLALLPAGDPRMLDWMKPDDMKKISELLSEKFDFVLVDCPAGVEDGFKNALAACKEAIVVTNPELSAVRDADRVIGILNTSDIKPIQLVINRVRPNMMASQEMLSIEDVQGILSLPLLGIVLEDEQVIISTNRGEPLTLTDSKSPAKKCYLNVSQRLTGKDVPIIDPKNEGKSLKDKFMRLMQTKVF from the coding sequence GTGGCGGAAAATACTCGCACAATATTAATTTGTTCAGGGAAAGGTGGAGTTGGTAAAACCACTTTAACTGCAAACCTTGGCATAGCACTTGCCAACAGTGGAGCAACTACTGCTGTATTAGATGCTGATTTTGGCTTAAGAAATTTAGATCTTCTTCTAGGATTGGAAAATCGCATTATATATACAGCACAAGATGTTTTAGATAAAAATTGTCGTCTTGACCAAGCATTAGTCAGACATAAAAAAGAACCTAATCTGGCTCTTTTACCTGCAGGAGATCCTAGGATGTTGGATTGGATGAAGCCCGACGATATGAAAAAAATTAGCGAGCTGCTTAGTGAAAAGTTTGATTTTGTTTTAGTAGATTGTCCTGCTGGAGTAGAAGATGGTTTTAAAAATGCCCTTGCAGCTTGTAAAGAGGCTATTGTTGTTACCAACCCGGAATTATCTGCAGTACGTGATGCCGATAGAGTAATAGGTATTCTTAATACTTCTGATATTAAGCCTATCCAGCTTGTAATCAATAGAGTTCGCCCTAACATGATGGCAAGTCAAGAAATGCTATCCATAGAAGATGTTCAAGGGATCCTTTCACTACCTTTATTAGGTATTGTTTTAGAGGATGAGCAAGTAATAATTAGTACAAATAGAGGAGAGCCACTAACACTTACAGATAGTAAATCCCCTGCAAAAAAATGTTATTTGAATGTTTCTCAAAGACTTACAGGAAAGGATGTCCCAATTATTGACCCCAAAAATGAAGGGAAAAGCCTCAAAGATAAATTCATGAGATTAATGCAAACAAAGGTTTTTTAA
- the minC gene encoding septum site-determining protein MinC, translated as MKIVINNSSNKKYIETISFENLYNIDETFKEFSSIKEPLEAKIFAINEPISSHKLSKIKNNFDNLDIRSLCIYSNNRHTILAGKSLKIDSNFLKEQEVKKKLLLLDSKNKDGILHEGTVRSGDRISANGDLCIIGDVNPGAIISAKNNIYVWGKLLGIAFAGKGGNNNASIASLYLKPLQLRIANVVAIGPKDKPKNYYPEIAVIDKQTINIKPFLIET; from the coding sequence ATGAAAATCGTAATAAATAATAGTAGTAATAAAAAATATATCGAAACTATATCTTTTGAAAATTTGTACAATATCGATGAAACTTTCAAAGAATTTTCTTCGATAAAAGAACCTCTGGAAGCAAAGATTTTCGCAATCAATGAACCAATAAGTTCTCATAAATTATCAAAAATCAAAAATAATTTTGATAATTTAGACATCCGTTCCTTATGCATTTACTCGAATAATAGACATACGATATTAGCAGGAAAGTCTTTAAAAATAGATTCAAATTTTCTTAAAGAACAAGAAGTTAAAAAAAAGTTACTTCTACTCGATTCAAAAAATAAAGACGGCATCCTTCACGAAGGAACAGTAAGATCTGGAGACAGAATATCTGCAAATGGAGACCTATGCATTATTGGAGATGTTAATCCAGGAGCAATAATTTCCGCAAAGAACAATATTTACGTTTGGGGCAAACTACTAGGTATCGCCTTCGCAGGAAAAGGTGGAAATAACAATGCCTCTATTGCATCACTTTATTTAAAACCTTTACAGTTAAGAATTGCTAATGTGGTAGCTATTGGACCAAAGGATAAGCCCAAGAATTATTATCCTGAAATTGCTGTAATAGATAAACAAACAATTAATATCAAACCCTTTTTAATAGAAACTTAA